The DNA segment gaaaagaaacaactgtCAGCTTTGGCCCAGAGCTGTATTTATAACATGAGTACAAAGGCCTGTATGCATCTTTTAATCTTCTTTGGACATCAGGcttctgtttttaaaggtttgttAATATCTCTTGTAGATAAACTCTCAAACTTTTCTTAATTTACAGAGAATTTCAGTGTGACTGTCTGATCTCTAGAGGCCCTGAATAGGGACCTCATGATGAAAGTTCCTAGTCTAGAAGTCTGCCTTCATTCATAATCTTACTGTGTTATCTGTTTATCAGTCTATGTTGGTTTGACAAAAACTGCTATTTGAAGATATCTGgggaattatttttatttttttattctctggCATTTTATAGTCAGGAAGTAGACTTTTTCATGAATTGGAGTTATCTGCTGCTTCCTCATTGTAGTGTCACTGTGTGCAAGGCAGTGCAGCAGGGTTGATGTCGCTGAGGTTATCAACGGTCATGTGACAGCCGGACAGCCGTTGTGTTATCAACCGTTGGCTGACCTGAGGTCAGCTGTGTGGGCTGCTTGATGAGAGACCTCAggcttgtttttctctctgtctgcatccGCCTCTCATTCTGCTGTTTCCACATCTATTTTAACCCTCCCATCTccacacgcgcgcacacacacacacacacacacacacacacacacacacatacacacacacataaaggcaCACATGCATATGAACTTTCTGTCTTActatttcatatttttacaaCCTCAGTCATGAAGATCAACAGGGAGTAGAGAGTACGACGAGTACCATGATCACAAATCcttaaacataaacacactgaaaacagaagagGCCCACTTCAAATGAACACATCCCAACACAAGTCATTAGACCCCCTCCTTAAAATCTACACCAGGagcctcccttcctcctccactaTTTCTTCATTCTCCGTTCTTCTGcttcttaaaacaaaaagtaatgATCATCTTAGAGCTTCTTCTCTTCCACTTTCATTTTATACGTGCAATTAAAGCGCTCACcctgttgttctgtctctctgttttatcttttaGGTGTGTCTGATGTGACGCCAGCGGGCTGGCTCAGGGAACACAACTTCAATACAATGTAGACACCAAACACGAGACAGAATAAGAGTCAGAACACCAAGCCAACAGAAGGAGGGTGAGTCCAAGGAGGAGGAACAACAGCTGTGCTGAAGCGACACCAGCAGAAGATAAGAAgtaaaagaggcagagagaaaagaaggaaacagcAGACTGTGAATCATTGACTTGAACCTTTTGTGTACAACGGTGTCACCTACTCATTCCAGTGACGTgttcactcactctcacacctCCGCTGAAGAAGGATCACAACCTTGGCTCTCTGTCATTTGAGGGCATCCGACCCACAATCCACCTTTTCACCTCTTGGCGAATCTGAACAGAGGGAGACTCCAGCCGCCGTCAGCATGTGCCATGTCATTGTCACCTGCCGCTCCATGCTGTGGACTCTGCTGAGTATTGTGGCCGCGTTCGGAGAGCTCATCGCCTTCATGAGCACTGACTGGCTCGTGGGATTCCCCCGCACCCCAGATGCTGTCTTCGGCCCCCATGGGGCCACCACAGCCGGAGAGGCCTACAGGCCCACTTTAGGCATCTACGGCCGCTGTATAAAACTGCCCCACCTGCAGCGTGGGATACTGTGCGGACCGTACGCGGTACACTTTGGGGAGATTGCCAGCGGGTTCTGGCAGGCTACTTCAATCTTCCTGGCGGCAGGgatcctgctgctgtgtgccgTGGCGTTCATCTCGGTCTTCACCATGTGCTTCCAAAGCATCATGAAGAAGAGCATCTTCAATGTGTGTGGACTGCTGCAAGGGATCGCAGGTGAGGTTCACACACAACGCACACACTTAAAATGTTCAGGCGCAGATCACTGATCTCAAGAGggattatttctgttttattatattaaaaGAAGTACAAGATTTCAAGCCCCAGTTAGCTCTTGGTTAGGTACAGAGGTATCAAACATACTCCAGTTTGTGTCATTGAATAAACAGGCTTAAGGCATCAGTATACTTCATCAGAGCTGCTTGTCATCACGTCTCACAAACTAATTCTGTTTGAGCATAAACGATCTTTCAGTCCCACCCATAGATGTTACTACAACCACAGGCTCAGCACACTAACACACAATAACTACGTTATTTGTGGATATATTTTCAATTTGTCTGTATCTGGTGAGGATCCAATTTGggctaaaaatgtattttctttagatgcaatgacattttaaagggaGTGTTCAACAGACAGTTGCAGTTTTTTTGGACTGAACAAGAAAGCTGTGCATGAGTTTTGCTCTAAACTCTAAACTGAGAACAGAGGAGTCTTAAAGCCAACTCAGGTCATAAAACCCttattgtgtctgtttgtttctgtggcATCCACCGTTTATCAAGGTAAATGAAAAGTTACACTCTGAGCTGAACACATTCATTACGAGCACCGCAACTCCCACTGCTTGAATTATGTGTTTGATTCTTGTGGAGCCTTAAGTGACCTTTACCCAAGCAGTTAGGACTTTAAAAGACAGGGTAGGTTGTTTCCACCATCATGGCTGCCAGTCGCAGCAGCTGCCACCCAAATATTTACTTTCTGTCCAGTCAGCTGGAGATTCTTTAACACTTCATTGGCCCCAAAAAGTAGTTGACCACGCATGCGTATCTCGGTTTATGTGTGAAGGGTGTGTATCCTGTGTCTATGGTTGTGTGGCTGAGGCAAAATCTTGGGCCACTTTGACTCGTTGTGGTGAATTATGAGAGGGAGGAGGCCATGAGATCATGCTAGCTGAACCTCCTCTTTTTTCACAGACTGTAGCTCTCAGCTTTTGGGTGATTATGGCTGTCTTCCCCCACAGTTGTTTATTTGGTGCAGGCCCAAACAGAAAAGGTGGGTGTGTAGTGAAGGACATGCCAAACCGTACACCCAGCTCTGTGCAGCCCTGCTGACCTGAGACATGGCTTAAATCCATTCAACCAGTGAATGATGAATGGCAACAGGAAGGCTCTGTCCACCCAATAAGCTTGAAATAGCTTCATGAGCATGTTTGTTTAGGACACAAAAGATGTTATTGCTTATATTCTGCTGGACTACAGTTGCGTAGGGTTATGTAGGGTTGAGCAATGTGTTGATTTAGACCATTAGATGACATAAATGTGTCAGTCATCAGAGGTTTTGTTGTACCATTCAAACCAAGGGAACTGCCCCTTTAATACTTTATCTCTGATTGTATTAAGCAATTGTGGGCAATGTTGTAAATCAGTGAGCAGGACTCCTTAAAAGCAATATTGGGTTTTTGTATGATTTCTGCATCAGTGTGATAAAGTACTTTAATGTGTCAGGAATTTCATCACATCAGCTCGATTAGCCAAAGTCAGACATTCCTTGCTTATTTCATTGGTAAACAGTTCCTTAACTGATTTTCCAGAAAATCTACAATCAGACAGTTAAAGGAATGTTAAGACTGTTTggattttaaaggaataatccatagaaaaatatcaaatactGACAACCTGAAGGCCTGAATGGCTCCTGCAAACCACACAACAGCTGTATTCAGATTCGATtcactgtatttacagtgtTCAAAATCTATACTACTGGATTTTTCTGTTTAGTATTAATATTGATATTTAGTAGCTCAGGAATTAGTGGAGGTGATAagacctgctgtttgttttccctgAAGCTCAAGTTTAAAATGCTGCAGGAAACCATGGAGTTTAAAAATTACACTAACCATATGTCGGTTATCTATTGGTTGGGCTTgagttgaaaaaacaaatgttgcttTGCCAGTGGTAGTTTTGGTGGAACTTTTGAGCAATGAGAAGGTGACATTGACACTGACATAGTTTACATATCTTTGTTTTGGAGAAACAATAAATCTTTGGATTGTAGATTATGCTGCAAGAGTACTTTTCCATTTCAagttttctatttaaaaagaTATTCATATTTAGTCATGTTGCTGTAACTCTTTGTTGCCATTGGAATCAGTTGTAACAGCCACAAACTTTTCAACAAGTCATTGATTAAGCTGAAAGGCTGGGAATGTGTGATCCACAAGGACACACATTTTGGTGGAGTCTTGAGTCCACAGTTGAActctttcagttcagttttccGGTCACAGCCAATGTATGTTGCAGTATTATGGACTTTGAACCTCCACATCACATGAAATCCCACTATTTACTTTCTATACAAAGGACTGGGATTCTGGGAGACATGGCTAAGGTAATGAAAGTGAGGAAATACACCACTGAGTCTCCTCATTATagagaggatgaggatgtggaagaggaagaggaagaggagagggggcGAGAAGAGCTTCAAACAGCTGAGGAGGTGGCAGGGTTTCCTTCTGAAGCTAAATGCCAATAGACCTTTACTCATTTCAACCACAGGAAGAGATAAGACCCAGCATACCGCCTGTCTGACATCCCACAGGGTCACTGCTGATGTTCCTTTGGGTTTGTTGTTCCTCCAACATCAACATCGTCAGTCAGTGTGCATGAGGGTCTTCAACTTGACTGCTGTCTTTCCATGAGGCCTGTGAATGATATCACTCTCGCTGATATCCACCACCAGCACCGCCACACCGACTCTCTACTAATCATTATTTCCACAGCGCCTGCCGACCCTCTGGTAATGAGAAAACTGGAGCCAGACGGCAGATGTTTGGGGAAGTGATTGACCTCAGATGGGAAGATTGTGATGCCGATGCCAGAGATGGTCACGTCATTGCACTGGAGTACCTCCAATCCCCATTAACCTAATCTTCACATATACTGATGTCACTTGGACTTTCTTGTCCCCCATGACACACTTTCTGATGGCTACAGATGGCATTAAACTGAGGACCAGTTAGGGTTCAGGTGGTTTTCAGATTTCAGCTGAAGGTAAATCCATTCCTGTTACTTTACGTAATAGAATGGCTAAAACAGACTCTTCTGCTGAGGGTCAGTCGAGTAAACTTCATGTACATTTTAGGGTCCCTTAAGACTTCTTACACGCTAGTTAGACTACCTGAAGGGAATTCTCTGTACATTTATTGAAATGCCTCTTTCACTCGTTCTCATTCATGTCAAAAAGGATTAGAGACGAGACAGCAAACAAACTCGGCCGTAAAACTGTCTCCAATTCTTGTGCGTTTGGTGTCGAATGTTTTTATTACCTGCTATAAACTTTCACTCCAGCCGTGAGTCACAGACCTCATCACAGGTTTAACCGTTGACCATGACTAAGCTCCAGGCTGGAAAACAACCTTACAGGAATTTACACCGAGTTACCGTCTGGTGATGACACACAATATCTTGGGTTAcgcaaaagaggaaagaagaatcACCACCTCTCACTGATAACAAATGGGATTCCTTTATATTCACTAGTTCTTTCTGGATATCTGAGTTTCCAGTGGAGAGGTCTGTTTCATAATGACACATGTAAAGCAAATATGCACTGTTGAAACAGCCTTACCACAgcatttacatacatataacTGTACACTAACAATGTTAAGCATTTTACAACCAATAGATAAATACAGATTTAATTCAGAGGCACTAGTATAGTTACTGTACACAACGAGCCATTATGATGAAGATATGAAACCTGTCAACACCCTAAAATCAAATTTACATTGTGTCTAACCAGGTTGTATTTAGTATTTTACTGTTCTGTAGATATATAATAATATCCTGGATCTTTTGtttattgttctttttctatGCTTTTGTGCAGTTATAGTTACAgacactctctccatctccctacacatgagaagaagaagaaaaaaaagagacacaataCACAACAAAGTTAAAGATTGACTGATagcattgtttttattattgatgttatttttttcaaattgattTAAGATATCATGATAATATTGTTATCATGAATTCCTTTAGCCATGATAATCATATAATGAAACTCTCACATTGTGACAGCCCTAGTGTCAAGTTCAAATTGTTAGGCGTGAATGTTTGGAAACTATTCCATgcttttaaaatagaaatatgaaaCCCCCTCTCCCCTATTGGCTGTTTTTGGTGTTAGGCTTACTTTAATAACACATGCCACTATTTCTCCACTATTGAGATAATAAGTGAGCAATGAAGTTGCGAAATGTGAGCATTCGACCACTGGTGCTGTTagatgaaaagaccaaaatcatTAGGATTTGCCCTCAGGGAATCCTATATGGACAAAATGCCATGGCTACCAATGTAGCCGTtgttgatatttcagtctggaccgaGGCAGTGGACTGTTTTCAGATTCATCAGTGTATTAGATATGTCAGGGATTTGACTCATAAATTAATATTCTGAATATTTTCACCCAGTTGCCAAGTTTACTTCAGATGTGTTATCCAATCTGCATTCCATATGTCACTGCCATCATCCTTTTTGTAAAATCATGCCACAAGGTCAACCAGACACTGAAAACAGTAGGAGAAAAACACATCTCTtactccttctctctttctccttcccatGTGGATCCCAAAGGTGGACCTggttcttcctcttctttttttttccctggaaAGGAGAAAGATGGCCAGATTTCTTGGAGCAGAGTGCGgacctgctgtgctgtgttacaGGGTGGTGTAGAGGTTAGAGATGGGGGTTGGTTGGTGGCAGGGAGGCAGCTATCAGAAATAGATTGATGGTAGAGAATTGACAGTTTGGAAGTTAACAGAGACAAGAGCCAGTGCAGAGGGAGTAGTGAGGCTGGGAGGGTGGAGAGCAGTGGGATATTAGGTTAGAAGGTCTTAGGTCTtggaggaagagtgtgtgtgcgtgaaggggtggtggggggtggtggtggggatcTTGGGAGGGGTGGGGTTGGGAATTAAAACCATACCTTCAATCCATCACTGAAGCCGGTCTGGACGTCAGGGCAATGCAGCAACATGTGGAAAGAATTTATGACCTAGTTTTCATTTCCTTGTTTAATACGATATTGGATGCTTTAAGAGCAAGAGAatgggaggagaaagaaaggaagcagggagagagagattacGAGAGAAtgcaaggagagagagagagagagagtttcacCTCCACACTTGTTTTTATGAAGCAAAGCAGCGACAGCCGCTCGTTGAAGGAGATTCAGTCCGGTGAAAACATTAAGACTGAAATTCTCTTTCCCTGTCTGGTTCATTTATTATCTgtaattttattattgtaaatgttTCCTGCTGAGCTTTGATTGGTGGCAGGCTCCTTGTCTGGCCAACTGACTGATCCACTACCATGGGAGTAagtgcagagcagaggaaacgATGCAAACAGggtatcaaaaaaaaaaggcattcaATCAATTTCCCTCCAAAAAAAGGCCTTAGAGGGTATTAAGTCTTAGATTTCATCTTCAAAGGTCTTGCCTGCtgtaaacagaaacatcagttatcATTTTTGGCTGTCTGGTGACAGTTGCTTGGAATCTTATTGACTAACCATGAGCTGATTTTAgcgtattttattttttttattggttAATCCATACATCAGTTTGCTGCCTCTTATCTGGGTCCAGGCACAGACAGATTATGAGTTAATGACCCCCttcaacacagacaaataaaatgcCCCCcatagaaaacaaaattacCACAACTGAGATGAatgctctttgttgttgttttgtatcgctatgtagtcattttgtgtttcttggtCATTTTGTTCCTTCGAGTCTCACTGTGGTCCTTTGCATCTTTTTGAAGTTTTTATGTGTCTTTGTAGTCGTTTTGAGTCTCTTTGTGGTTCATTTAGTCTCTTCAGGACAgtactttctgtctctgtagtcTTTTAACTGATTTCTGTGACTTTCACACAAGAAATAGTACTAAAGGGGCCAATGGGGCCCCCGGGTCTGAACACTGTAGGTGTGACCAGTAATCCATCTGTGGGTCCAGGTCACATTAATTGACAAGTTATACTACTTGGAATTATTGATATATAGAGTTGTGAAGTgctgacaaaaatgtgacataaaTGTCAATAGATTCATGCACTCAATAAATGTAGGTCTTACTGTTTGCTCCTCTCCAATTTTCAGCCGGTataattgtgaaaaatgtattgGATTACACTCTATGTggtctttaaaaatgtttgcttttacatcaacatttactcatttgacTTTTATTCAAAGCGACTTACAAGTGACAGACAGCTCGAAAGCTTCAGTATagtaggagaccttgaagtaCCAAGTAGTAAATCTGTCAAATAAGGCAAAGGGCAAGAAGATAACCTGAAGAAGTGCACTGAAAGTGCATAGGAAGACCTGTTTCAGCATGTTATGGTGTTAGAGGTGTCAGGAGAAGAGGTGCTCTTGGAAGAGATGAGTCTTTAGGAGATTCTTGAAGATACAGAGGGACAAatgagaacagtctggactgtgaatgtcttgtgtgtgtggggatggCAGGGCCAAATTAAACTCAAGATGTTAAAACATCTTAAGTTTAATTCGTTGAACATGACAGAAACCTTATGATATTAAATTACTTGAAGAAACAAAGTTTCTTTTAGACCTGTTAGAGCAGTGTTTGTTACAAATAGTTGAGCATTAAGTGTTGAAGTCAAGTCAGCACAGCAGTAGAAGTGGGTCACGGTAACACAGGAAGTGACCCTGTCCCTCCACCAAGACACAGGACGTCGGAGGGTCGGCCAGGGACTGGGGCAGGCGGGAAAGCCTTTCAGCTACCTTTTCCTGttgttctcctctctgtgttgtgcACTGACCTGACAGGACTGTATGCCAAGCTTCAGGCTTGCTGTTGCCGTACTGGAGGTCTCACTGTGATGATCTCCATCAGAAATCATTTCTGTGTGGTgtaagttttctttttcatcctgATGGGATGCTTTGGATGCCAGGATGGCACTTTGGcaggaaatgttttctgtggtggTCACACAGATAATTTGCTGCAGTCATCAATAACAGTCTCTCAGAACATGAAGCACTTTTGCTGTATTGTGAGTTTTTGCTTAAGTATAGTGACATTAGCTGGTTATTCTTTCAAATATTTGATCTGCCTCAAACTACTGGTAAGATAAAATGTGGTATTAAAATTCCCAGAGGATGGCTCCTTCTGAGTTTGGTTACCACCTGATGTTTATCATGCGTTTTGATAAAGTACGCACACAATTTTACCTAAGCTATAATCTAACAGGCAGACTGGCAAATGACTACTTCAAGAAGCTAAACCAATTAATGTTAATAACTGCATGGTTTTTCTTTAAGCACTACTCACAGaagaaatttgacatttttagctCAGCTACTGATGAACAAACATCTTGACATTTGCTAGTTGTGTAAGGGATTTGTTCAGCCAACTGTCCAAAAAAAATTTAGTTTACAATGACATATGACAAATTCAAATCTAGTCCTCAATGCATTTTATTCTTAAATTTTGCAATGATGAGTTATTGAACGCTTAGAAACCTGAAGTGTTGCCAAACAAGGAAAACATGGTCACTGGTTTGACAACACATGTGaagttaagctaagctaactttgtttttgttttattttgtaacacTAGTGTGTTTGTACTTGGTCgttgttttttatatttgttgtatccatgtttgtgtgttagtggAGCACGAGATACAATGCTACCTTTCATGTTTTGTAATGTCCATAACAGTCTCAAGGTGCTGCTATGTGTAAactctgttttaatgtttcccttctttccttctcttcttgCAGGTTTGTTTCTGATCCTGGGTCTGATGTTGTACCCTGCTGGCTGGGGTTCAGACAAGGTCCAGCTGTACTGCGGTCCCGACGCGGCTCCGTACCGGGCTGGGCTCTGCTCCATGGGCTGGGCCTTCTACACCGCCATGGGCGGCACCGTGCTCACCTTCATCTGCGCCGTCTTCTCCGCGCAGGCCGAGATCGCCACCTCCAGCGACAAGGTCCAGGAGGAGATCGAGGAGGGCAAGAGCCTGATCTGCCTCCTCTGAGGGCTCAGATACTTTAGTCCTGTggggaaaagagaagaagaagaagaagaggaggaagagagacaggcCAATAACAATCAACACCTGCTCCTCTGCCTTCTCTCTTGAGGCTGGCTTGTGAAATGGAGGCCCCTGCATTGTTTACCACTAAAACTGACTcttattttgtctctgttttgtgtttatgtggaagAAATCTACAAGTGCCaagtttttttctcagtgtgtgtctttgtctttctgccACTAGAGGTGCTGTGTCTGTTATTGTATTCACGTGTAAGCATGTGGACAGCCAGACAGCCTCTGTCTGTCACCACATGCTCTGTAAATAAGTGtgattatatatattttgtacatAGTTATGATCGCAGAATGATGGTCAGCTTGATCCAGGCTGGGCTGATGAAGTCACTCTTgccttaaaaaaataaaaaacactggtgTTTTTGTCGCCAGACCACGACCAGTAAACCTGGATCTTCTAACTGTTTGCCATGTGTGAGCATTAACTCAACAAGGGAACCACTACACAGTCAGAATAAACTACTCACAGAATAAATGGCCTTCAGCTCAGAGTGGATGTCCTTTAAAGCTTACAGAATGTACTGTCATATGAATGATTAATGTGTTTGCAGACCCTTGAAATGTATCAATGAAACACAGACTGCATGAGGATGAGCAGAGGAAGCTCTGTGGTGCATTTTGTttgtcctttattttttttaaaagaaagctGAAATGAAGTGAGCTTAATCCTAGCCTAAGCTGAGAGACAACCTGTGAAGGGTCtctgctgccccccccccaaacatcCTGTAATCTGTGCACAAAGACCTGGACTGAAAGATGAGGACACATAATGAAGTATTGCTGTTTAGTAATGTCTGGTTTCAGGGAGTCTGTTGAGTCATAGATAGTGTCCTATCTGTTCTCATGTGTTTTCTTGCCAAATGAAtaaagagaagggaaaaaaataacaacaaagttTGGTTTCAGTTTTTTAAGCGGTGAAAGCTTCactgtggggtggggggtggggggggggtgcagCAAGTGGAGCAGCTCAGTTTGGTGCTGAGACCTCGGTTTGGCCCTTGAGGTGGGGGAGGGTATGTTTTCCAGCCAGCGGGAGATCAGTTTTTCCACTGATGCAGAACTGAACTCTCCGTGTgcgtctctctgtgtgtttgtgtctcatatTCATCGGTGGAAAgtaattaagtacatttacttaagtgcAGATTTGAGGTGCTTGTACTCTTTATACTTCTACCCTATGACATTTCAGTTGTAAACGTGGACGAGTCGTGAAACGATGGCTGCCCTGAACACGGACATGGAAAAGGCC comes from the Lates calcarifer isolate ASB-BC8 linkage group LG9, TLL_Latcal_v3, whole genome shotgun sequence genome and includes:
- the lhfpl2a gene encoding LHFPL tetraspan subfamily member 2a protein, whose amino-acid sequence is MCHVIVTCRSMLWTLLSIVAAFGELIAFMSTDWLVGFPRTPDAVFGPHGATTAGEAYRPTLGIYGRCIKLPHLQRGILCGPYAVHFGEIASGFWQATSIFLAAGILLLCAVAFISVFTMCFQSIMKKSIFNVCGLLQGIAGLFLILGLMLYPAGWGSDKVQLYCGPDAAPYRAGLCSMGWAFYTAMGGTVLTFICAVFSAQAEIATSSDKVQEEIEEGKSLICLL